A window of Pseudomonadota bacterium genomic DNA:
CGCACACGTGCCGGGCGCCGCCCAGGCACGCGTGGCCGGGACGCTCGCAGTCGGCGTCGGCCAGGCAGCCCGGCAGGCACACGCGCTGCTTCATCTCGGCGAGGCCCACGCAACGGCTCGCCTGCGGGCAATCGCCCTGGGCCATGCAGCCCAGGCTGCACACGCCTCCCGGCCAGCCGGTCTGCTCCTGGGTCAAGCAGCGCAGCCCCGGGGCAGCGCCCGGCAGCAGGCAGTCGCCGTCGGCGGCGCACGGCACGCCCACGCCTCCGGCCGGCGGGGGGCAATCGCTGTCTTCGTAGAAGCCGCAAGACGAGGGACAGCAGCCATCGCCGGGCTGGCAGTGGGTGATGGCAAGGCGCTCGCACACGACGTTGCACTGGGCGGCGCTGCCCACCAGCCGGTCCTGGGTGCAGGCAATGCCGTCGTCGCAGCTCATGGGGCAGGCCCCGCCGAGCCCCGCGGCGATCATCGGGTCGCAGGTTTCGCGCGGGGGTTGCAGGACACCGTCGCCGCACATGGCGGAGCAGTCCGGGTCGGTGGCCACGCTGCAGCCGGGGCCGCAGCAGCCGTCGCCGGGCTGGCAGGTCTGGATGGCGCGGTGCTCGCAGGCGGCATCGCAGGTCGCGGCATTGCCCGTGGGCACGTCGAGGGTGCAGGCCTGAGCGTCGTCGCAGCTCACCGGGCAGGCTCCAGGGGCTCCGGCCGCTATCGCGGGATCGCACAGCTCATCGGGCTGCAGGATTCCGTCGCCGCAAGGGCAGTCGCGGTCCATGGCGCCCTGGCAGGTCGCGGGACAGCATCCGTCGCCCGAGACACACCGGTCGATGGGCTTGTGCGCGCAGCTTGCGCTGCATTGCATGGGGTTGCCGGTCAGCGTGTCCACGGTGCAGGCGTTCTGGTCGTCGCAGCTCGTGGGGCAGGCGCCTGGCGCTCCGGTGGGGATGGCCGGGTCGCACAGCTCGTAGGGCTGCAGGGTGCCGTCTCCGCAGCTGTCCGTGCAGGCGCCGTTCGGCGGGAACAGGCAGGCTGCGGTGCACTGATCGGCCGATCCCGTGAGGAGATCGTCGGTGCAGCGGTTGCCGTCGTCGCAGCTCGTGGGGCAGGCGCCGGGTTGGCCCGCCGCGACAGCCGGGTCGCAGGCTTCGGTGGGTCCCCGGACCCCGTCGCCGCAGTTGGGGTCGGTATGGGGCGTTCCGCAGCCGCCCGCCTGTACGATCGCCAGCAGCGCAGCGAACCAGGGCGCGGCTCCCATCGAGTTACAGTGCTGCCGTGGCATGCGGTACGTCTCCTTGTTTCGCTTCGGTTGCCTTGCGTGGCCCGTGCTGGCGCCCGGCTTCCGGGCAGGGGTGCGTAGTGCGGCTGACAGTGCGGCTGACCCGGGGCCGGCAGGACCTGGGTCGCCGGCGCTCGACGAGCCGGCGCGACGCACCAGCCAAGCCCGTCCCAGACTCGAGGCATGCTGCCACCACGAGGCCACGGTGTAGAACTTCCTGAGCTTCTTGGGAAGCGGGATCGGCCTGGCTCAAAAATGCCCGGGCGCTGCCGTTTGGTATCCGGGATGGTTCGGATCGCGACCTGTGCGGGATGGTGCGCGCTTGTCTTGCTGGGTGCGTGCCGTCCCACCGAGAGCGTGACCGTCACCCCGAGCGAGATCCTGGCCCGTGAGTGGCAGAGCGCCCGCTTCGAGATCTCGGGGATTCCGCTGGAGCGCTACATCGTGCTCGAAGGCGGACGGCTGCGGCGGCGCCGGCTGGACGTGCGCTTTGGGGCGCTCGCGGGCTCGGTGCGGGGGGCCTGTCCATCGCACATCGACGTGCGGCTCGACGAGCCCCCCCGGCCGGGCGTGTACGACCTCAGCATCCGGTGCGGCGGCGAGATCTTCGTGGCGCGGCCTCCGGTGCAGGTGCTCGGCATGGATGGCGGCTTGCCGTGTTCCGGGCGCTGCCCGGATGCCGCCAACGCGAGCGGGGTCTGCGTGGCGGGTTATTGTACCGTGTCCTGCGAGCCGGGCTACGAGGACTGCGACGGCCTGCCCGCCAATGGCTGCGAACGCTCCCTCGGTTCGATCAGCGACTGCGGAGGCTGCGGGATCCGCTGCGACGATGGCGATCCCTGCACGATCGACCACTGCAACGGCAGGCAGTGTGTTTACACTCCCGGTCCCTGCGACTGTGTCAAAGCGTGCCCCGGTGGCGATTGCGGCGTGTGCACGACGGACTGCACATGCAATCAAACCTGCAGCGCCGAGCAATGCCAGTCGACCTGCGCGTCCGGCGCGCAATGCAGCTTGGCCTGCGTGGTCGGCCGCTGCGAGCAGACCTGCCGCCGCAACGCGCAATGCTCGCTCGACTGCCGCGAGTCCGTGTGCGAGCTTCACTGCCAGCCGGGTGCGAGCTGCCTGATGAGCGGCTGCGGTAAAGGTTCCCCCTGCCAGCTTCGCTGCCAGGGAAAGCTGCGTAGCTGCGGCGGCGGGGTGAAGGTCTGCAACCGCGCCTGCCCCTAGCCCTAGCTAGATTATCGCGGTGCCGAGCCCGGGGGCCGATTCGGAGGCGGAGGCCGAGAGGCCAGATTCCGCGGCTGGATTCCGCGGCGGAGGGCCGATACCGAGCCCGGTGGTCGGATTCCGATGCGGATGTGCCTTCGGGCCGGGCTCTCGGCGATCGGCGTCGGGCACGCACATCGGTTTTCGGAATCGGCCTCCGAATCGGCCTCGAATCGACCTCCGAATCGGTCTCGACCAGGTATTCTGTGACGGACCCCAAGGGGTCGGGTGGACCATGACGTGCTGGCTTGCGGTTCAGAAACAGGCGGGAACATGGCCTTCGACCCGGGTGCGGCGGCTGTCGGTCGCGAGCCTGCTGCTATGGTTGCCGACCGTGATGAGCGCATGTGGCGGCGGGCCGCGGGCCGTCTTGGCGGCGCCCGGGCAGGCCCAACTGGGACGCTGGTCGGCGCTCGACGGCAGCAGGTGGTTGCTCACGGGGGGCGAGTGTGCCGACGGCTCACCCGCACTGGAGGCCCGCGATCGACTGGGCGAGCTGCGCGTCGAGGCTCGCGGTGGCGGGGCCCTGTTCGTGTACGACCAGGAGAGCACCGGATGCGCGCGAACCGCAATCGACGCGCTGCAACGCAAAGGCCGTCGGGACGACCCCGCAGGCTGGGTGCTCGAGCAGCAGGCCGAGATCGTGCTGCCGCCTGGGGCGCACTGCGGCGGCGAGCAAGCCCCGCTCCGGTTCGCAGACCTGAGCCTGAGCCAGGGCGCCCTGGAGCTTCATGTCCTTGGGGCAGCCCGATGCGGAGGGCTCGACGCGCGGCTCGTGTACCACAAGACGGGTCCGGCGCTGCTCGGGGATGAGCAGCTTATCCGGCACTACGCCGCGCACTTCAATCGTCGAGACGCCGGTGCCATTGCCCGCCTGCTGGCCACGGCGGCTTCGTTGCGCGAGCCCGTTGCCGCACCGGACAGCGCGCTGCCCAGGCGGCACGACGGAAGAGCGGCGGTTAGACGCTGGCACGCGAGCGCGTTCGCCTCGGTTCCCTGGCTGGCGTTACGGCTGCTGCGCGTCGATCGTTCCGCCGGGGACGGCCGCTACCTGGCCGACTGGCACTACATGGACGCGGCTCTCAGCGAACCCCTGAGGGGACGCAGTCTTTTCGTCGTCGCGGGCGGGGAGATCCTCGAGGCCGAGCTGCAGTTTCTGAGCACACCGGTACCTGCGCGCACGCGGAACGCGCGCCGGCTGTGGCCGCAGCGACGCAAGCGTCGAGGCATCCAGGGAGCCGCTGAGGCGAAGACCCCGTCCACGGTTACGGTTACGCTACGAGGAGCGAATGCAAGAGCCCAGTAACGGCAAGCAGGAAAACACGGAGCCGGACCAGGCGGACGGCGCGGTCTTGATCACGGGCATCTGTGGCCGCATCGGGCAGCTGCTCGCCCGCAAGCTGCACCGCGCCGGGCCGGTGGTCGGGATCGACCGTCGCCGTTTCGAAGACAGGCCGAGCGACGTGGCGCACCATCGCCTGGACCTGCGCCGCAAGCGTACGCGCGACGTGTTTCGATCCGGGGGCATCCGCGCGGTCGTACACTTGGGCACCCTGCACAACGTGCGTGCCAGCAACCGCTCGCACCATAGCTTCAATGTGGCAGGCTTCCAGAAGCTGGTCGAGCACATGGCCGAGTACCGCGTGCCCAAGCTCGTCGTGCTATCGAGCGCGCGTCTGTACGGGCCGAGGCCAGACAATCCACAGTTCCTCACCGAGGAGGCGCCGCTGCTTGGTGCCCAGGAGTTCAGCGAGATCAGGGACCTGGTAGAGGTCGACATACTCTCGCAGAGCTTTTTCTGGAAGCACCCCGAGACCGAGACGGTGATCCTGCGGCCTTGCCATATCCTTGGGCGCATCAACAACGCGGCGAGCAACTACTTGAGACTGCCGAGACCCTGGACCCTGCTCGGCTTCGATCCCATGGTCCAGGTCGTGCATGAACGCGACGTGGCGGACGCGATCGAGCTGGCGCTACGTCCAGGGCTGCGCGGCATCTTCAACCTGCGCGGTCCGGCCGAGCTGCCGCTTGGCCGTGTCTTGCGAATCCTCGACAAACGCCCCGTTTCGCTTCCGGCTTCGGTCGCCGCACCCCTGTTGGACAGGCTATGGTCCCACCGGCTCAGCCACTATCCGCGCCCCGAGCTCGATCATCTTCGCTACGTGTGCATGGTCGATGATGCGCGGGCACGGCGGGTGCTGGGCTACCGGGCCAGGCGGAGCCTGGAGGAAACCGTGCGATCCGTCTTCAGCCCCCGGTAGGGGTAGCAGCTGGCGAGCGCTGCGGGGCGAGCGTCGTGCGCCGGCGGCCCCAGGCGCTCGATGTTTGGCTGCTGCCGGCCCCGCGCTATGGTCTGGCGAGCCGGAGGAGGTGCGAACTTGCCGTTGCCAACGCTCGCTTTGCTGGTGTTCGGAGTGGGGGCGGGGACCGCGCTCGCGGCAGCGTCGGAGCTTCGACTGAGTCCCCGAGCGCTGCTGCGAACCGACAGTTTTGGGGCCTACGCGCTATTTCTAGGGCTGCTGGTGGTTCCAGTATCGCTATACTTCTATGTCTTTCACGGTGATTGGTTCCTTCTCTACGCGGTGGACGTGCGCGTGGTTCCTTCCGCGCTGGCCCTGGCGGGCCTGCTCCTGGAGCTCGCGCTGGGAGTGCTCGGGTTTGCCGTTGGGGCCCAGCTCACGCGAGCCCAACGCACGGGAGCGGGCGTGCTGATCGCGGTCGCGTCGCCGCTCGCCGGTCTTGCGGTCGGGCTGATCGCTCAGGAAAGGCTAGGCGTCGTGGGCACGTATGCTCAGTATCGCGGTGGTTTCGGCACCACAGGCTACTTGGGAGGCCCCGTGATGCACGCTGGCCTGGTCATGGGGGGTATCCTGCTCGCCGGGGCGGCGTTTCTGATTTGGCGCCTGCGTGGCACGAATGGCGGTTGACTCGACTCGGAGGCGCGGGGATCGGGTCCGGTTGGCACTTGTTGCTGCCGTGCTGGCGGTCGTCCCGCTCGTTGGCTCCGGTTGTGGACCCGCGCTCTTCACCGTGCAGACCCAGCGGGCCGGCCGGGCTGTGCAGCGAGCGAGCGAAGCCGATGCCCCACGGTTTGCTCCCTACGAGTTTTACTCAGCCGCCGAGCACCTGCGAAAGGCGCGTCAGGAAGCGAGCGAGGCGTCCTACGAGGACGCGCTCCAGTTTGCGCGAATTGCGTACCGGCACGCGGTAGAGGCCCTGAGGCTCACCCATGAACGGCGCCCTCACTGACCGAGAGCTTCGTTGCTGGTCGAGTGCTCGCTGCGCGAGCGTGCGGCGCATCTGCCCCTTTTTGGTGGCGCTGTTTCTGGTCTCGTCTGGATGTGGGCAAGGCGCCAGGATCCAGGGAAGGCTCGACCTCGTTCGCCAGATCCTGCGCGAGGCGGAGCTCGAGGGCGCCTACCGTTGCGCGCCGCGTGAGCTCGCGGTTGCCCGAGCTCACGCTTCGTTTGCCCGGGTCGAGCTGCGGCAGGGCAACGCAGGCGATGCGCAGGCTCACCTGCGCGTTGCGGAGCCCAACGCGCGAGCGGCGCGCACGCTGAGTGCCACCCGTGCCTGTCGCGACGCGCTCGGCAGTGCTCGTAGCAGTGCCCGCAGCAGTGCTCGCCGGGGGGCGGACGCCTCCAGGGTGTCGCCTCGGGACCCCAATCGCGGCCAGGCTCGCTGCCCGGGTGCGGTCGCGCGAGGCGCGGGCATCCCGGAGCTGCTGGACTGCCCGGAGCGCGCGGATACGGACTCGGATGGCGTGGTTGACCGCGTGGACAGCTGCCTGCTTCAGCGCGAGGACCTGGATGGCTACCTCGACGGCGATGGCTGCCCCGATCCAGACAACGATCTGGACGGGGTTGCCGATGCAGCCGACAAGTGTCCGCTGGAGCTGGAGGACCTCGACGGGGTGGACGACCTCGACGGGTGTCCTGATCCGGATAACGACGCCGACGGCCTGCCCGATGACATCGATCGCTGCCCGCTGGTACCGGGCCCGGCGTCGACATTCGGCTGCGCACAGGCCTTCAAGCGCTTGCAGCTCACCAAGCGCTTTGTGCTCGTCAAAGAGCCCATCCGCTTCGTACGCGCCGGATCGGAGATCGCGCCAGCATCCTTTTCGATACTGGACGAGCTGGCGCACCTGCTGCACGATTTTCCGCGTCTGCGTCTGAAAATCGTCGTGGGTGCGCCTTCGAGGGGGTCGCGCGCCCGCGGCCTGCAGTCGTCCCGCGCTCGCGCCGAGGCGCTGCGGCGCTACCTCGTGGATCGCGGAGTGGCACCATCGCGCTTGACCGCGCGAGCCTATGGTGCGACACGCACGGGGGAGCAACGCGCGCTGGTGTCCGGTCCGTCCGCGACGCGGCGCATCAGCTTCGTGCGCACCGACGCTCGAGCTGTGGTTGCGGGCGAGGGTGCCAGGTGACTGGTTCCCGCTGCTGCGGCGGGTCCGCACGACCGTCTCCGAGGTAGAGTGCAATGGAGTTCGTCCGCATCGATCACAAGCCACCGGGTCGTGCACCGATCCGGAGCCACCCGGCCGGTGGTCCATTCCCCGGCCAAGCCCCCGCAGCGCCTCTATGGCCGTCGCTTGCCCTCGACCTGCCTGCCGCCGGCGACCGTGCCGCGACCGAACGGCGGCGATGCCGCACGGCGCCAGCACTGGATGGGCAGCCTAGCTCGAGCAGGGCGCGGATGCTCGCGATCGGCCGGCTGATCGCCGTCTGGTGCGTGCTGGCCAGCGGCGGCGGGGTGCGTGCGCAGTCCGTAGACAAGCAAGTCGCCGACCTGAACGAGCGCTCCATCCAGGCCTACCTGGCCTCCGAAGTCAATCTTGCCGGGGCCACACTCGAGGAGGCGCTGCGGATCGCGGCCCAGGGTGGAGTCAAGGCGTCCACCCTGGCTCGCACTCACCTGCATCTGGGCATCGTCTACGTGGGAGGCCTCAGGGAGGCCGAGAACGGCCTGCCCTACCTGATCCAGGCGCTGTGCCTGGATCCGGACATCGAGCTGGACCGGTTCTTCCGCACGACTTCCATCAGCAGGGCTTTCGAGACGGCGAAGGCCGAGATCGAGGCAGGCGCTTGCGCCGACTTCGTTTCACCGCAGGAGGCCGAGCGGGGTGTGGTCGCGGGTGTCGACCCCGCGGCCGAGAGCTCGGAACCCGCTGCTTCGAGCGCGGACAGGCAGGGTGTCGGGCAAGGCATCATCACGCACGTTCCGCCGCGAGAGCAAGAAAGTCAGGTTCCGTTGCCCCTGTACGTCGAGCTCGCCGAGGACGGTACGGGCTCCGCGGGGGACCTCGAGAGCCTGCGGCTGTTCCTGTTCTACAAGTCGTCCGATATGAAGGAGTTTCAGCGCGTGAAGATGCGCAAGATTGGCCGGGGTTACGGCTACCAGCTCGCTTGCGAGGACGTGTGGGAGCCCGGGGTGAGCTACTACATCGCAGCCTTCGGCGATAACGGCGAAATGGTCGGCTCCGCCGGTTCGCAACACCAGCCGCTGCGCGTGCAGGTGGTGTCCAAGCGCCTCGGGCCGGCTCCGGCCTTCCCGGGTCTGCCGCCGCCCACTGGATGTGGTGAGTGTCCTCCCGGGGTTGCGTGCGAGGGAGGCGGACCCGGTCAGGGCGCGCTGGGAGATGCGTGCGCCAGCAATGCAGATTGCCGCGGCGGCCTTTACTGTAGCGATAACTTGTGCGCGCCGAGGGCGAGCGACGAACGGCTCCGGGCTAGCGGCAATGCGGGCCGCGTCTTCGTCCGCGCCGGTATGACGGTGGGTTCTGTGTGGATGAAAGCCGGCATGCTCGCGGACCGCGGGCCGCCGATCGACGCCAACACCGGTCTGCCCGCCATCCCCGTGTTCACCACCGACAGAATGGGTGTCGCCCCCGGTCCCGGTGTGGAGACCCGATTTGCGGACGTTGCCGGCCTGGAGAGTCCTTGGGTGCCAGACAGCGATTCTTTTGTGGGGACACCAGGAGGCAGCCTGACGCCTTATGCTTCCTCGGAATGCCCTGCTGACGGCGTACAGACAGCCTCCGGTGACGCCAATCCCGGCCTCCGGTATCCGTCGCGCTATTGTGTGCGCGTCAACACACCCGGCTTTGTCGCCGTGTTGGCCATGCGTGCCGCACTGGGCGTGTGGCTGTCCGATCGCGTGGCCTTGGAGGGGATCGTGCGGCTGCAGCTCGAGGCCGGTCGAGGGACCATGGCCAACATGCTGGCGGGCGGGCGGCTCGAGTACTTGCTCAGTCGGTCCCGGCCCACGGGCCTCCTGTTCTCGACGTTTTTCGGTGCCACCGGCGGCCAGATCCAAGCCCGGGCACCAACGTCCAGGGGCAATGCACAAACACCCTTCGCGATCTCGGGAATGTTCGGCTTGCATACCGGCTTTTCCGCTCGCTACCGGCTTGGCTCTGCGTTTGCGTTACACTTCACCCCGGAGCTCGACCTGCAGCTTCCCGCTTTCATGCTCGTGGTCGATGCTACCGCGGGGCTCGAGCTCACGTTCTAGTGTGCCGGCTGCCCGGAGAAGGAAGAGCACGCGATGGCGTCTGGATTGTCGCAGCGCGGCGCTGACCTGGTCAGAGAGCCACCGCTGCCCGAGTACGTTAGCGAGCACTACGCACGCCAGGAGGAG
This region includes:
- a CDS encoding nuclear transport factor 2 family protein, with translation MTCWLAVQKQAGTWPSTRVRRLSVASLLLWLPTVMSACGGGPRAVLAAPGQAQLGRWSALDGSRWLLTGGECADGSPALEARDRLGELRVEARGGGALFVYDQESTGCARTAIDALQRKGRRDDPAGWVLEQQAEIVLPPGAHCGGEQAPLRFADLSLSQGALELHVLGAARCGGLDARLVYHKTGPALLGDEQLIRHYAAHFNRRDAGAIARLLATAASLREPVAAPDSALPRRHDGRAAVRRWHASAFASVPWLALRLLRVDRSAGDGRYLADWHYMDAALSEPLRGRSLFVVAGGEILEAELQFLSTPVPARTRNARRLWPQRRKRRGIQGAAEAKTPSTVTVTLRGANARAQ
- a CDS encoding NAD-dependent epimerase/dehydratase family protein, with the protein product MQEPSNGKQENTEPDQADGAVLITGICGRIGQLLARKLHRAGPVVGIDRRRFEDRPSDVAHHRLDLRRKRTRDVFRSGGIRAVVHLGTLHNVRASNRSHHSFNVAGFQKLVEHMAEYRVPKLVVLSSARLYGPRPDNPQFLTEEAPLLGAQEFSEIRDLVEVDILSQSFFWKHPETETVILRPCHILGRINNAASNYLRLPRPWTLLGFDPMVQVVHERDVADAIELALRPGLRGIFNLRGPAELPLGRVLRILDKRPVSLPASVAAPLLDRLWSHRLSHYPRPELDHLRYVCMVDDARARRVLGYRARRSLEETVRSVFSPR
- a CDS encoding DUF4398 domain-containing protein, yielding MLAVVPLVGSGCGPALFTVQTQRAGRAVQRASEADAPRFAPYEFYSAAEHLRKARQEASEASYEDALQFARIAYRHAVEALRLTHERRPH
- a CDS encoding OmpA family protein, with translation MNGALTDRELRCWSSARCASVRRICPFLVALFLVSSGCGQGARIQGRLDLVRQILREAELEGAYRCAPRELAVARAHASFARVELRQGNAGDAQAHLRVAEPNARAARTLSATRACRDALGSARSSARSSARRGADASRVSPRDPNRGQARCPGAVARGAGIPELLDCPERADTDSDGVVDRVDSCLLQREDLDGYLDGDGCPDPDNDLDGVADAADKCPLELEDLDGVDDLDGCPDPDNDADGLPDDIDRCPLVPGPASTFGCAQAFKRLQLTKRFVLVKEPIRFVRAGSEIAPASFSILDELAHLLHDFPRLRLKIVVGAPSRGSRARGLQSSRARAEALRRYLVDRGVAPSRLTARAYGATRTGEQRALVSGPSATRRISFVRTDARAVVAGEGAR